The sequence CGAGTTCGGCCCGGCGGACGGCCACGTCGTCTCCCTCTCGTACGGCTGCGGCGGCCACTCGGAGGCGGCGATCATGCCGAAGACCCCGGAGGCACCCCCGCTCCGCCTGGACGAGGTCGCGGAACCCCTGGTGGAGTGAGCCACCGGGGCGGGGCCACCCGGGCGGCACTCACGAACCGGCCGCACCCCCGGTCGGCCCGTCCGGCGTCCGGGAACACGGGGCCGAAGGCCATGCCACCCCACCGAGCCCGCACCTCGGAAACCGCCCGCACCCCCACCCGGCCCGTCCGGCGTTTGGGGATAAAAGCCGCACCCCCGCACAGGTCACCCACCCCATCCGGGCCCACCCCGATTCCCGGCTACCTTCATGGGCACACGTACGCCAAGGAGTGAGCCCGTGACCCACACAGCCGAAGAATCCCCCCGCCCTTCCCCCACCGCGGACGATGTCTTCGGCACCGCCCGTCTCCGCGACACCGTCCTCGCCACCTGGTCCGCGTCCCCCGCGCGCCTGCGCGAGGACGCCAACGCCGAGGAGGACCTCGCCCTCGGCGGCTACCGCGACCGCGTCGTCGTCGAGCTGGCGCAGAACGCCGCCGACGCCGCCGCCCGCGCCGGAGTGCCCGGCCGGCTCCGTATCGCCCTGCGCGACCGCGCCGGGGACAACCCGCCCGTCCTCGCCGTCGCGAACTCCGGCGCCCCCCTCGACGCGAGCGGCGTCGCCTCGCTCGCGACCCTGCGCGCCTCCGCGAAGCGCGAGGACGGCACGGGCACGGTCGGCCGTTTCGGCGTCGGCTTCGCCGCCGTCCTCGCGGTGAGCGACGAGCCCGCCGTGCTCGGCCGCACCGGCGGGGTGCGCTGGTCGCTCACCGAGGCCCGCGAGGCCGTCGCCGCGCTCGGCGTGCCCGCGCTCGACGAGGAGGTGCGGCGCCGCGAGGGCCACGTCCCGCTGCTCCGCCTGCCCTTCCCCGCCGAGGGCTCCGCGCCCGAGGGCTACGACACCGTCGTCGTCCTCCCGCTGCGCGACGCCGTCGCCGAGGACCTCGTCGAGCGCCTCCTCACCGGCATCGACGACGCGCTCCTCCTCTCCCTGCCGGGGCTCGCCGAGATCGTCGTCGAGACCCCCGAGGGCACCCGCCTCCTGCGCCGCCGCGTCGAGGACCCGTACACCGTCATCGAGGACGACGGCGCCGTACGCCGCTGGCGCACCGTCAGCCACGGCGGCGCCCTCGACACCGCGCTCCTCGCGGGCCGCCCCGTCGAGGAGCGCCTGCGCCCCTGGTGGGCCGTGACCTGGGCGGTCCCCGTCGACGCCGAGGGCGCCCCCGAAGCGCCCCGCACCGTGCCCGTCGTGCACGCCCCGACGCCCAGCGAGGAACCGCTCGGGGTGCCCGCGCTGCTCATCGCGACGCTCCCGCTCGACACGAGCCGCCGCCACGTCGCGCCGGGGCCGCTCACCGACTTCCTCGTCGCGCGCGCCGCCGAGGCGTACGCGGAACTCCTCGCGGACTGGCGGCCCGTCACCCCGGCCCTCCTCGACCTCGTGCCGGGCCCGCTCGGCCGCGCCGAGGTCGACGGCGCCGTGCGCGCGGCGATCCTCGCCCTCCTGCCCCGTACCGCCTTCCTCGCGCCCGCCGTGCCCCACGAGGGCGAGGAGCCCGGCAGCTACACCGCGCTGCGGCCCGTCGAGGCCGAGGTCGTCTCCGGCGCGGGCCGCGAGACCGTCGAGGTGCTCGCCGAGGTCCTGCCGAGCCTGCTCCCCGCCGGACTGGAGAGCAGCCCCGCGCTGCGCACGCTCGACATCGCGCGCGTCCCGCTCACCGAGGCCGTCGACCGCCTCGCGGGGCTGGAGCGCGCCCCCGGCTGGTGGTACCGCCTGTACGAGTCCCTCGCGGGCGTCGACCCCGACCGCCTCACCGGGCTCCCCGTCCCGCTCGCCTCGGGACGTACCGCGCTCGGCCCCCGCCACATCCTCCTGCCGCTCCCGGACGGCGGTCCCGCCGCCGGGGCCCTCGCCCGGCTCGGCCTCAAGGTCGCCCACCCCGAGGCCGCGCACCCGCTCCTCGAAAAGCTCGGCGCGCTCCCCGCGACCCCGCGCGCCGTCCTCACGACGCCGCAGGTCCGCGCCGCCGTCGCCGCCTCGCTCGACGAGGAGCCCTGGGACGGCGGCCTGGAGACCGAGGGCCTGCCGGAC comes from Streptomyces sp. Tu6071 and encodes:
- a CDS encoding sacsin N-terminal ATP-binding-like domain-containing protein, translating into MGTRTPRSEPVTHTAEESPRPSPTADDVFGTARLRDTVLATWSASPARLREDANAEEDLALGGYRDRVVVELAQNAADAAARAGVPGRLRIALRDRAGDNPPVLAVANSGAPLDASGVASLATLRASAKREDGTGTVGRFGVGFAAVLAVSDEPAVLGRTGGVRWSLTEAREAVAALGVPALDEEVRRREGHVPLLRLPFPAEGSAPEGYDTVVVLPLRDAVAEDLVERLLTGIDDALLLSLPGLAEIVVETPEGTRLLRRRVEDPYTVIEDDGAVRRWRTVSHGGALDTALLAGRPVEERLRPWWAVTWAVPVDAEGAPEAPRTVPVVHAPTPSEEPLGVPALLIATLPLDTSRRHVAPGPLTDFLVARAAEAYAELLADWRPVTPALLDLVPGPLGRAEVDGAVRAAILALLPRTAFLAPAVPHEGEEPGSYTALRPVEAEVVSGAGRETVEVLAEVLPSLLPAGLESSPALRTLDIARVPLTEAVDRLAGLERAPGWWYRLYESLAGVDPDRLTGLPVPLASGRTALGPRHILLPLPDGGPAAGALARLGLKVAHPEAAHPLLEKLGALPATPRAVLTTPQVRAAVAASLDEEPWDGGLETEGLPDPEELADLVLGLVRDAGLEAGDEPWLGALALPDEDGELAPACELVLPGGAFASVMREDALAAVDADVAARWGEKPLAACGVLGSFALVRAHDTVLDPDELEPREGDWPEPDDAGLLDAVDVWSEDVLDRFPDTPVPPVATELLAVRDLDLVADDRWPQALALLARPPFREALTAPVRVLLPDGTTESVRSYTAWWLRGHPVLDGRRPAGLLAAGGDPLLAGLYEEADASGFEDAEVLRALGVRTTTTALLDEPGGAAELLDRLADPSREVSAAQLHGLYSALATLDPEEVTLPEDLRAVPAAPGGAPYVVDATEAFVADAPDLLPLAGDRPLLPVRPHLAAALAELLQVGRLSEAVPAAVGGEGTVHDVPAAVRTLLGPRTPATYTEYEELTAGGVEVDWRHTPDGTVHAATVEGVAAGLAWAAGQWPRRFEVAALLEDDSRTAELARDRWFD